The stretch of DNA CACTAGGGGTAAAATCGTCTTTTCATAGTTAGAATGGACAAAAGTGTCATAAAAGGAACAAAATTTAGATTTAATGTTATATAAGAAAGGAAAAGTTCTTCGGTGTCAAATAGGAAACAACTTTTAAAATAGTACCAAATAAAGAATTCTTTTAAAAAGTTATCTGTACGTGGAGCGGAGGTTACTACTTGAATATAATTGTTTTTTGTTACCATGCACACAAAAAATATAGAAGTACCATCAAATAGCATATGGTTTTCTAACTGTAGAAAAACACACACAAAGTACATTTCTTGACATCAGTTTGAGCTGTACTGTACTCATGACCTAACATCCAGATCAAGATTGCATTCTCTGAATAAATGTTAAGCAGTTCATGGAGCAATGTTCGTGCGGTTGGTGGAGAAAGATGATGCCCCCAAAATGAAAATGATGTGTTCAATAGCATGCGAATTTCCAAGGGTgcacacaacaacaacaacaacaataaaaatcattttttcaaattaatttaagctcaGAGAATTATGAGTTGGCATCCATGCTTATGGCATTTCTTAACAGGACCAGTAGCATGCAATGCAAGTGTCTTCAATCATATCGTATCCTTGTCGTCTCCTAATTAAAGGCATTGCATTTTCTCATGTTTTGGGTGTAATGAGTTAGACTGCCACCTAGGTTGAAAAATCCTTGTCACAAGGGGCAGACCTCAACATAATTATGTAGTATATGGACTTACTCATACTACCTCCGTTTCAGTTTACAAGTCCTACGCGTATATCTAGGTTGCCAATTTTATCACcttaatataaactatataacacaaaaattatacggtttgaaaatagaacatctgaagtttatattggtatattttttgtaatatatgacttgtattaggttAGTCAAATTGACAACCTAGAGGCACGCGCACGCCCTGTAAACTGAGAGAGAGGTAGTAGATGGTTTTCGTCCATTTATTGTGTGTTGTGTTTCTGTCAAAGTTGCTCACGCCATGTTCTCGGCTTGCTTATAATTAGATGCTTTAGCTGCGGTGACTTGCATCTATTTAAACAAAATATGATTGTTGCCAAGAGGTTTTGACCCTTTTCCAAAATAAAATGTTTATAACAAATACACAAATTTTGGATCGAACATCTAGAAAGATCATTTTGTTAGACAATGGAATAATTTTAGATTGGAAAGATTATATAAAACGCCAGAAAACTTGAATGTGTGGGTCAGCTCCTGGATGATACCCCATTACAACGGTGACTCATCACTTCACTTCCCATGTGAAAACTCGTGATCTGGCCTTCATTAGCTAGGCTGCCACATAGGATGAAAAATCTTTGCCACAAGGGGCACACCTCCATATACTTAAGTGTATGGTCTTAGTCGTAGGTGTTTTTGGTCCATTATTTTTGCGTCATGTTTCTATCAATGTTGTTGAGGCCATGTTGGTTTCGGTTTGTAATTAGATGCTTCGGTCTCAATGGCCAGCATCTATTTTAAGTTTTTAACATATTGCCGAGAGGTTTTGACATTTTTTCAAGACAAAATGTTTATAACAAATATACAAATTTTGGATGGAAGATCTAGAAAAATCATTTCGCTAGACAATGTGATAATTTTACATTGGAGAGGTTATACataacagaaagaagaagaaaatgtgTATGCGGAGCATAGGCTACTACTTGAACCTATTTTTTTGTTACTATGTAGAGAAAAATAGAAGTTCCATATCAGATAGCATGTGCGTGGTTTTCTAACCGTAGAAAGACACACACAAAGTACGTTTCTTGACATTAGTTTGAGCTGTACAAAGATCGATCGTGCGGTAGGTAGGTAGAgaaatgtatatatgtatatgaTACCCCGAAAGGAAAAGGAAAATGAAAATGATGTGTTCAATAGCATGCGAATTTCCAAGGGTGCACACAAAAACAACAATAAAAATGGGTCCTTTTCTCACATCAATTTGATAAGCTCGGAGAATTATGAGTTGGCATCCATGGTTATGGCATTTCTCAACAGGACCAGTAGCATGCAGTGCAAGTGTCTTCAATCATACTCCAGATAGTTTCAGTTGCATCTCGATCGGTGGAcctcaatcaatcaatcaatcagtcGGACCAAGGCAGAGCCTTGTCGATGCGCACGTTGAGTGGCACCTCCATGGCATCGCCCCCGTCCGCTCCGGGGACCAGGTACACCGGCGGCACGGCGAGGAACGTCGGCTCGCCGGCGGCCACCACGGCGCTGGGCGAGGTGCTGCTCCTCATCTGCATCTCCACCAGCACGATGTCCGCCTTGCCGCCGTTCGCGGCCGCCGAGGCCGTCAGGTTGACCCACATCTTGCACGTGAACCGCGGCTTGGTGGCCGCGCTCCCCCTGGCGCAGACCACGGACACGGCGGTGGCCGCGGCGCCGAGCGCGCCCACGGTGAGCAGGAACACGCGGCCGTCGTCGTCGCCGACGAGCAGCAGCCGCGGCGTGGACACGGGCACCTGGAACCGGCTCACCTTGCCGTAGTGGATGGGGCGCACCGGCACGGAGTGGGCGGCGCTGAGGTGGGCGGCGAGGTCCGGCGCCGCGCCGACGAAGCCGCAGCCGTGCTCCGTGCAGCGGCAGGGCGCGTGCGCGCACGCGCTCCGGTGCTCGTCGGCCTGGTGGTAGGTGACGTACCTGTGGCAGCCGGCGTTGGGGCACTGGACCCTGGTGGAGGAGACGACGGCGTCCAGCGCCGGGCAGGGGTCGAAGAAGCCGCAGCCGTCCGCGCACGCCCCGCACTGCCCGGAGGGCTGCTGGGCCACGCACCCGCCGCAGGCCAGGTGGCCGCCCTTGCACTGCAGACACACAGATCGGACTCCGGCGGTAGATCAGCACATCCGCAGGAAAGAATCGATCGAGTGTAGTGTGGAAAAAAGTAAGGGAGCAGAGGAAGAACCTGGAAGACGGGGGGCTTGAAGGGGAGGGCGCAGAGCGGGCAGTGGAGCACGCACATGTCGATCTTCACGGCGAGCTCCGCCCTCGGGCTGTGCTCCGCCACCGCGACGACGGCGCCTCCTCCGGCCGCCGCGTCGTGCGCGACGAGCTCTTGCTTCACGAGGTGGCCGTCGGGCAGGTCCAGCCGCGCCTTCTTGGCGCTCTCGTCGGGCTTGTCCATCGCCCACGGCGAGCCCCTGCTCCTCCCCTCGGCGGCGCCGGCGCCCTGCATCCCGGCTCTTGCTCTTGGGGAAAGGAAAACCCTCTCCGGCCAAACTTTTCGTGTAGCAGGCGCAAGAACAAATGGGGCGAGGAAAAGGGGAGCTCGGCCGGTACCGCACTACCAAAATGCTTCCTTCATCACTGACCGGTGCAGAGTTCTTCTACTCCCGTCCCTGCGCTTGCCGCTATTCCACACAGCCCCCACAGTAACTGAGCAATTCGATGGTACTCGTTTTCTATTGGTGAGATGGGAGGTGCGCATTGTCTTGTCCCAATGGCATATCCACTTGCGTGCATCTATGTTTAAGTCCATATCTTTCATCAGTGAACTGTTTGTCAAATCTTTGCTTAGGTCCATGAATTTCAAACCAAACTTGAGTTCCGACTTCGAAAGCCGGATATAGTTGGTTCCTCGCTCGACTTCAAGGCGGTGTTACCGGGCGAAGTGGCGGTAGTTTTGAATCCGTGACGGTCTGGTCAACAAAGAAGTAAATAAAATGAAAAAGACGTTAAAGATGACGGTGAATTGGATAATCAAATTTAGAATCCGCTCAAATTTGAGAAAAGTCAACATCTGAAGGCAATTATTGGAAAATCCCAAAAATGCCAAAAATAATAATATGATTAGGAGCATCCATGGACAATCGTGAAACAAGGCTATTGTTCATGAATATCACAAAATATTGGTAACATTCTTCGAATTCCCCGTTTCTCGATAATCCTTGTGATTTTTCTTCTTCATTTCTAGTAGGACCCATATGTTGTTGGTACCTTCTATAGGAactatttttaaaaaaaatctcaATGTTTTGCTTGGCTTTGAAATAAATTTTGTGATTTGTTAATAAAACAAGACTTTAACTATATAAATTGTTAACAATTTTTTTTCGTATGTTTCGTTTTTGGTGTGTTTTCTGCTAAGTTGCTACAACATGCAAAACACCAATTTTTCTCTAATCAATCCAACCGCTTTGAGTGGTGT from Triticum urartu cultivar G1812 chromosome 3, Tu2.1, whole genome shotgun sequence encodes:
- the LOC125547623 gene encoding E3 ubiquitin-protein ligase SINA-like 10, which encodes MQGAGAAEGRSRGSPWAMDKPDESAKKARLDLPDGHLVKQELVAHDAAAGGGAVVAVAEHSPRAELAVKIDMCVLHCPLCALPFKPPVFQCKGGHLACGGCVAQQPSGQCGACADGCGFFDPCPALDAVVSSTRVQCPNAGCHRYVTYHQADEHRSACAHAPCRCTEHGCGFVGAAPDLAAHLSAAHSVPVRPIHYGKVSRFQVPVSTPRLLLVGDDDGRVFLLTVGALGAAATAVSVVCARGSAATKPRFTCKMWVNLTASAAANGGKADIVLVEMQMRSSTSPSAVVAAGEPTFLAVPPVYLVPGADGGDAMEVPLNVRIDKALPWSD